In the genome of Enterococcus sp. DIV2402, the window GCTTCGATCAGAAAGTCCAGTTCTAACTCTTCCCGCCACTTAGCCAACATTCGAATTTTGTCATACATTTCAGGAATAACTGACTGTCCCGCGATACCGGCATCAACAATCATGATCGTTACTTTATCCAAGTAAGGTAAATAATAACGAATACTTTCCAGTGATGTTGCTGGATTCAGTGCGACGCCCGCTTTACACCCTAATTCTTTGATGCGATTAATTGTTACAAGTGCAACATTTTCGATTACATCTGTATGTGGTGTAATATAGGTAGCACCAGCTGCGGCACAGGACTCCAAGTAGTCCCAAGGTCTTTGGACCATTAAATGAGCATCCATTGGTTTTTTAACAATATCTTTGATTGCTGCTAAAAAGTCCGGTCCGATTCCAAAAGTTCTTACATAATAACCATCCTTGATATCCATATGCAGATAGTCTGCGCGTTCGTCAATAAATTCGACCTGATTTTTCAAATCTAGCAAGTCACAACATCCCATTGACGGAGCTATTTTTAATTTTCTTTCCATCCTTTGCCTCACTTTCAAGAAATATATTCAGCAAGTTGACGCATGTAGGCTACATCTGCTTCTGATAACTGAATTGCCATTGCTTTGCTGTTTTCGTCAAGCTCCTCTGGTGTTGTAGAGCCACTCAATACATTTAGATTTTCACCTTGTGCCAAAATCCATGCAATGCCTAGATTGGCAATACTACATTCATATTTTTCACATAATGGCTTCCATTTTTCCAACATGTCTACAACATTTGCAAGATTTTGTGGTTCAAACCATTTCTTACCATAGCGGGCAGTTCCTTTAGGCGCTACATAATCTTTATCGATTGTTCCTGTTAAAATTCCCATCTCCAATGGCGAATATGCCTGCAGCGTAATCCCGTGTTCATGGCATAGAGGTAACAATTCTTCTTCCACTTGACGATCAAGAATACTATATTTCGCTTGAACGATATCCAGTTGTCCATGCTTCAAATATTCTTTTACCTCCGCTACGCTAACATTAGCAGCCCCGATTGCACCAATCTTCCCTTCTGCTTTTAACTCAGATAAAACTTCCATTGTTTCAGAAATTGGTGTGAAATGAGGCTCTACTGACTGCCAGTGAGACATGTACACATCAATGTAGTCTGTCTGTAGTCTTTCAAAGCTAGATTCGATTTCTAAACGAATAGATTTTTTAGAAAGGTTCTTGTACAGACTTCTTTCCCCGACTTTATTAAAGAAGCTTCCTTCTCTTTCCCAGGTAATCCCAAATTTGGTAATAATTACATATTCATCACGACGATTTTTAATTGCTTCTCCGACGATTTTTTCACTGTTTCCGAAATTATATGCGGGCGCAGTATCTAAGAAATTGATTCCTAAATCCAACGCATGCTGAATTGTTTTGATTGAGGCATCCTCATTGTCTTGATTTTCAAATGCCGGTCCGCCTCCAATTGCCCATGTTCCTAAACCAATACGTGATACTTCTACATCTGAACTTCCCAATTTCATTTTCTTACTCAATAGATTCTCCACCTTTATTTTTGTATTTTTTAATCATGCGTTCGACTTGTTCTCTGCTTTTAACACCAGCGGTTGCGCCCAACGATTCAATTGAGACTGCTGCTACAGCATTACCAAAATAAGCACATTCTTCAAAAGACTTTTCATTTAATAATTCTGCGATAAATCCTGAAGCAAAATTGTCTCCAGCTCCGATTGTATCTATTTTTACAGAAGGATCTTTTTTAAAGGCTGGCACAATTTTTGCTATTTCTTTATTCTTGATATAACAGCCTTCTTTCCCAATCTTGACAATGACATTCTTAACTCCCATAGCTAGAAAAGTATCAGCGATTTTATCAGTGTCATACTCATTTGTAATTTCTGCAGCTTCTTCATAATTAGGAAAGAAATAGTCTACATAACTTAGAGCTTCTGCGATATCATTCAATGTTTCACCTAAACGGCTTTTTACCATGTCCGCACAGATAATCATATTTTCCGCTTTTGCTTTTTTAAAAATAGTGACTAGTGTCTCGTTGTCTAGCAGCGGATTATTAAAAATACTTGCTAAAGATAAAATTTTTGCATCACTGATGTTTTCCAAATTAATGTGCTCTAAACCCATTTTCCACAAGCTGCCGTTTCTATTTGTAACAAAAGTGCGTTCTCCATCTTCTCGTACCATT includes:
- a CDS encoding allulose-6-phosphate 3-epimerase; translation: MERKLKIAPSMGCCDLLDLKNQVEFIDERADYLHMDIKDGYYVRTFGIGPDFLAAIKDIVKKPMDAHLMVQRPWDYLESCAAAGATYITPHTDVIENVALVTINRIKELGCKAGVALNPATSLESIRYYLPYLDKVTIMIVDAGIAGQSVIPEMYDKIRMLAKWREELELDFLIEADGSMNKNLYAGLYDAGADIVVLGPPALWNKDANLEKAWSIMEKEIEEATRIVAYK
- a CDS encoding aldo/keto reductase is translated as MSKKMKLGSSDVEVSRIGLGTWAIGGGPAFENQDNEDASIKTIQHALDLGINFLDTAPAYNFGNSEKIVGEAIKNRRDEYVIITKFGITWEREGSFFNKVGERSLYKNLSKKSIRLEIESSFERLQTDYIDVYMSHWQSVEPHFTPISETMEVLSELKAEGKIGAIGAANVSVAEVKEYLKHGQLDIVQAKYSILDRQVEEELLPLCHEHGITLQAYSPLEMGILTGTIDKDYVAPKGTARYGKKWFEPQNLANVVDMLEKWKPLCEKYECSIANLGIAWILAQGENLNVLSGSTTPEELDENSKAMAIQLSEADVAYMRQLAEYIS
- a CDS encoding carbohydrate kinase family protein — encoded protein: MVKVDVICVGAAIVDIPLYPVGAFIFENVSYPLDDISMTIGGDAINEATIITRLGNKVSLMSAIGNDGPGMYIQDFAERNGIITDDLKVDDRLTTSLNIGMVREDGERTFVTNRNGSLWKMGLEHINLENISDAKILSLASIFNNPLLDNETLVTIFKKAKAENMIICADMVKSRLGETLNDIAEALSYVDYFFPNYEEAAEITNEYDTDKIADTFLAMGVKNVIVKIGKEGCYIKNKEIAKIVPAFKKDPSVKIDTIGAGDNFASGFIAELLNEKSFEECAYFGNAVAAVSIESLGATAGVKSREQVERMIKKYKNKGGESIE